A part of Lacerta agilis isolate rLacAgi1 chromosome 7, rLacAgi1.pri, whole genome shotgun sequence genomic DNA contains:
- the LOC117049393 gene encoding protein mago nashi homolog has protein sequence MLVSRRAGGAYAAMASDFYLRYYIGHKGKFGHEFLEFEFRPDGKLRYANNSNYKNDVMIRKEAYIHKSVMEELKRIIDDSEITKEDDALWLLPDRVGRQKLEIVIGDEHISFTTSKIGSLIDVNQSKDPEGLRVFYYLVQDLKCLVFSLIGLHFKIKPI, from the coding sequence ATGCTGGTGTCTCGGCGGGCCGGTGGGGCATATGCAGCCATGGCGAGCGATTTCTATTTGCGTTATTACATTGGGCACAAGGGGAAGTTCGGCCACGAGTTTCTTGAGTTCGAGTTCCGCCCTGACGGGAAACTGAGATATGCAAACAATAGCAATTATAAAAATGATGTCATGATCAGAAAAGAAGCCTACATACACAAAAGTGTGATGGAAGAGCTAAAGAGGATAATCGACGACAGCGAAATCACGAAAGAAGATGATGCATTATGGCTGCTTCCTGACAGAGTTGGCCGGCAGAAGCTTGAAATTGTAATTGGTGATGAACACATCTCTTTTACCACATCAAAAATTGGTTCTCTTATTGATGTAAATCAGTCCAAGGATCCAGAGGGTCTTAGAGTGTTTTATTACCTTGTCCAGGACCTCAAGTGTCTTGTCTTCAGTCTCATTGGATTACACTTCAAGATTAAGCCAATTTAA